Proteins from one Sphingomonas sp. HF-S4 genomic window:
- a CDS encoding TonB-dependent receptor, with product MKSVFLSSTFLLSAILSQPAFAQDADSAIVEDQSLAEGSGEIVVTARRREETLQSIPASVVAVTQESLQRASATDLSDIARLTPGLSFNSGNAGGLGAPTLRGVTNVTTTTFDNNVGVFLDGVYLSAKSNLDIDLFNLSRTEVIKGPQSALYGNNAFAGAINYVLARPTETFSGQVRASVGTDDLYEIAGRVSIPLTSTLRAQVVGSYSHFGGTVDNLNGENLGGWDKKWSASGMLEWTPGTAFSASLFYYHYEDELDGGANYIFTNNCGGTTVTTPNRGGSNRRYKCGILEAPDQVNVDPASYSQRSSDIAIGRLAYDFGPVALRYTGSYGKYDAVALQDQQLNTLGGTVPTASRRFTQPFVGPVKEWSQELRLESYGNSFFDWAVGGYYYDREATQRTIVGLGTAQTAKSLNNLNVENTTMKSAFALGTIKITPSLDIEAQGRWTWEDKNSVLTNNLTGAVLRPAADFSYGTYRVTGNWRFAENKSLYAVVASGTKSGGFNNTAVVSEQAFGPEKNTTFEIGSKNQFLNGRVTINASAYYIDWTDLQLSVPSAIAGQTNPVTNIGSASVKGFDVSFGLRPTRNLDLMVSYSYTDPKWNDGTIDYSSSRQCPTAAACGLTQVGTGIDIGGFQIPRTSQNQYVGAATWTIPLRNSELYIRGDVSYRSEQSASAIALQYTDEQVLVNSRIGWSIGKYELSLFVKNLFNKQYIVSSITEPEFVPSTTFTTGFVGNGRIFGLTAEAKF from the coding sequence ATGAAGTCGGTCTTTCTGAGCAGCACCTTCCTGTTGTCCGCGATTCTGTCGCAGCCCGCCTTCGCACAGGACGCCGACTCTGCAATTGTCGAGGATCAAAGCCTTGCCGAAGGCAGCGGCGAGATCGTCGTCACCGCGCGCCGCCGCGAGGAGACGCTCCAGTCGATCCCGGCCTCGGTCGTCGCGGTCACCCAAGAATCGCTCCAGCGCGCTAGCGCCACCGACCTCAGCGACATCGCCCGGCTCACCCCCGGCCTCAGCTTCAACTCGGGCAATGCCGGCGGCCTCGGCGCACCGACGCTGCGCGGCGTGACCAACGTCACCACCACCACCTTTGACAACAATGTCGGCGTGTTCCTCGACGGCGTCTATCTCTCTGCCAAGTCGAACCTCGACATCGACCTGTTCAACCTGTCGCGCACCGAAGTGATCAAGGGCCCGCAGAGCGCGCTCTACGGCAACAATGCCTTTGCCGGCGCGATCAACTATGTGCTCGCGCGCCCGACCGAGACGTTCAGCGGCCAGGTCCGCGCCAGCGTCGGCACCGACGACCTCTACGAGATCGCCGGACGCGTCTCGATCCCGCTCACCTCGACGCTGCGCGCGCAGGTGGTCGGCTCCTACTCGCACTTCGGCGGCACGGTGGATAACCTGAACGGCGAGAATCTCGGCGGCTGGGACAAGAAATGGTCGGCCTCGGGCATGCTCGAATGGACGCCGGGCACGGCGTTCTCGGCCTCGCTCTTCTATTACCATTACGAGGACGAACTCGACGGCGGCGCCAATTACATCTTCACCAACAATTGCGGCGGCACCACGGTCACCACGCCGAACCGCGGCGGCAGCAACCGGCGCTACAAGTGCGGCATCCTCGAGGCGCCCGATCAGGTCAATGTCGATCCGGCTTCCTATTCGCAGCGTAGCAGCGACATCGCGATTGGCCGCCTCGCATATGATTTCGGCCCCGTCGCGCTGCGCTACACCGGTTCGTACGGCAAGTACGACGCCGTCGCGCTGCAGGACCAGCAGCTCAACACGCTGGGCGGCACCGTGCCCACCGCGTCGCGGCGCTTCACCCAGCCGTTCGTTGGTCCAGTGAAGGAATGGAGCCAGGAGCTACGCCTCGAATCCTACGGCAACTCGTTCTTCGACTGGGCGGTCGGCGGCTATTATTACGACCGCGAGGCGACCCAACGGACGATCGTCGGCCTGGGCACCGCGCAGACCGCCAAGAGCCTCAACAACCTCAACGTCGAGAACACGACGATGAAGTCGGCCTTCGCGCTCGGGACGATCAAGATCACCCCGTCGCTCGATATCGAGGCACAAGGGCGCTGGACCTGGGAAGACAAGAACTCGGTCCTCACCAACAACCTGACCGGCGCGGTGCTCCGCCCGGCCGCCGACTTCTCCTACGGCACCTATCGCGTCACCGGGAACTGGCGCTTCGCCGAGAACAAGTCGCTCTACGCGGTGGTCGCAAGCGGCACCAAGTCGGGGGGGTTCAACAACACCGCGGTTGTCAGCGAGCAGGCATTCGGCCCCGAGAAGAACACGACGTTCGAGATCGGCAGCAAGAACCAGTTCCTGAACGGCCGCGTGACGATCAACGCAAGCGCCTATTACATCGACTGGACCGACCTCCAGCTCTCGGTCCCCTCGGCGATCGCCGGGCAGACCAACCCGGTCACCAATATCGGCTCGGCGAGCGTCAAGGGCTTCGACGTCTCGTTCGGCCTGCGCCCCACGCGCAACCTCGACCTGATGGTGTCGTACAGCTACACCGATCCGAAGTGGAACGACGGCACGATCGATTACAGCTCGTCGCGGCAATGCCCGACCGCGGCGGCGTGCGGGCTCACCCAGGTCGGCACCGGGATCGACATTGGCGGCTTCCAGATCCCGCGCACCTCGCAGAACCAATATGTCGGCGCGGCGACCTGGACGATCCCGCTGCGGAATTCGGAACTCTACATCCGCGGCGACGTGTCGTACCGCTCGGAGCAGTCGGCCTCGGCGATCGCGCTGCAATATACCGACGAGCAGGTGCTGGTGAACAGCCGCATCGGCTGGTCGATCGGCAAGTACGAGCTGTCGCTGTTCGTCAAGAACCTGTTCAACAAGCAGTATATTGTCAGCTCGATCACCGAGCCGGAATTCGTGCCGAGCACGACCTTCACCACCGGCTTCGTCGGCAACGGCCGGATCTTCGGCCTGACCGCGGAAGCCAAATTCTGA
- a CDS encoding DUF3089 domain-containing protein: MIATLLSLALLAAPAAQAQDFASSVPPPAPDYARPESWAVRGDGAQPVDIFYIQPTTFRSKQWNQDLADTATNVWTDVSVGQRQISAFADCCRLFSPRYRQASSRAFLEQAGNGAKAYALAYADVLRAFREYLAHDNKGRPFIIAGHSQGALHGLRLIREAIAGTPLAYRMVVAYLPGIGIPRGSLPLPACDRPGQTGCIASWNSFDPDADTSAYVARSTAGYAGAQEGRALLCTNPLTFDARKPAADFGTGQGMLPGPAVAGPLPPLRRGALAATCDGNVLRVTSKPGVPVERLPGGNLHMNDIAFFWGDLRADAASRIAAWRGKKR, from the coding sequence GTGATCGCCACGCTGCTAAGCCTCGCCTTACTAGCCGCTCCGGCGGCGCAGGCGCAGGATTTCGCCAGCAGCGTCCCGCCGCCCGCGCCCGACTACGCCCGCCCCGAAAGCTGGGCGGTGCGCGGCGACGGCGCCCAGCCCGTCGACATCTTCTACATCCAGCCGACGACCTTCCGCTCGAAACAGTGGAACCAGGATCTCGCCGACACGGCGACCAACGTCTGGACCGATGTCAGCGTCGGCCAGCGCCAGATCAGCGCCTTTGCCGATTGCTGCCGGCTGTTCTCGCCGCGCTATCGCCAGGCTTCGTCGCGCGCATTCCTCGAACAGGCGGGCAACGGCGCCAAGGCATATGCGCTGGCCTACGCCGACGTGCTTCGCGCCTTCCGAGAATATCTGGCGCACGACAATAAGGGGCGCCCGTTCATCATCGCCGGACACAGCCAGGGCGCGTTGCACGGGCTGCGCCTGATCCGCGAGGCGATCGCCGGCACGCCGCTCGCGTACCGAATGGTGGTCGCCTATCTGCCCGGCATCGGCATCCCGCGCGGATCGCTGCCGCTCCCGGCCTGCGATCGGCCGGGCCAGACCGGCTGCATCGCGAGCTGGAACAGTTTCGATCCCGATGCCGACACCAGCGCCTATGTCGCGCGATCGACCGCTGGCTATGCCGGTGCGCAGGAGGGCAGGGCGCTGCTCTGCACCAACCCGCTCACCTTCGATGCGCGCAAGCCTGCCGCCGATTTCGGGACCGGGCAGGGCATGCTGCCCGGTCCCGCCGTCGCCGGGCCGCTGCCGCCGCTGCGCCGTGGGGCGTTGGCGGCAACGTGCGACGGCAACGTTCTGCGTGTCACCTCCAAGCCGGGGGTGCCGGTCGAGCGGTTGCCGGGCGGCAATCTGCACATGAACGACATCGCCTTTTTCTGGGGCGATCTGCGCGCCGATGCCGCTTCGCGGATCGCGGCATGGCGAGGGAAGAAGCGATGA
- a CDS encoding helix-turn-helix domain-containing protein, translating into MKENERGIPIRSISRAIAVLQAINRGGSLTMMEIAQASAVPYPTACRIVQTLLHEGLIERETTRKRYQPTALVQTLAHGFQGHGALVQATHPHISALTRQIGWPISLTTHVGSAMVLRDSTHAQTSLTFNAYFPGYAMPILGCAAGLVYLAHAEAEERDGVLDGLTYLADDDTKYMLQMVREGGLLDTVRTAGYAARGFNRYTQNPGKTSSIAVPLFEHGRIAGALTVAFFASAIEVNAAIRQFAPGLQACAEAITRDLEGVPVAAE; encoded by the coding sequence GTGAAGGAAAACGAGCGCGGTATCCCGATCCGATCGATCAGCCGGGCGATCGCAGTACTCCAGGCGATCAACCGCGGCGGATCGCTGACGATGATGGAGATCGCCCAGGCTTCGGCGGTGCCCTACCCCACCGCATGCCGCATCGTGCAGACCCTGCTCCACGAAGGGCTGATCGAGCGCGAGACGACGCGCAAGCGCTACCAGCCGACTGCGCTGGTCCAGACGCTCGCGCACGGCTTCCAGGGACATGGCGCGCTCGTCCAGGCAACGCACCCGCATATCTCGGCGCTGACCCGGCAGATCGGCTGGCCGATATCGCTGACCACGCATGTCGGCAGCGCGATGGTGCTGCGCGATTCGACGCACGCTCAGACCTCGCTGACCTTCAACGCTTACTTCCCCGGCTACGCGATGCCCATCCTCGGCTGTGCGGCGGGGCTGGTCTATCTGGCGCATGCCGAGGCCGAGGAGCGCGACGGCGTGCTCGACGGCCTCACCTATCTCGCCGACGACGACACCAAATACATGCTCCAGATGGTCCGCGAAGGCGGGCTGCTCGATACGGTCCGCACCGCCGGCTATGCCGCGCGCGGGTTCAATCGCTACACCCAGAACCCGGGAAAGACCTCGTCGATCGCAGTCCCCCTGTTCGAGCATGGCCGGATCGCCGGGGCGCTGACCGTGGCGTTCTTCGCCTCGGCAATCGAAGTCAACGCGGCGATCCGCCAGTTCGCGCCGGGGCTCCAGGCATGTGCCGAAGCGATCACGCGGGATCTGGAAGGCGTGCCCGTGGCGGCTGAATAG
- a CDS encoding class I SAM-dependent methyltransferase, which translates to MQFDLAQRGRALMDFEVSTRQAAGRLHQRTEAELAAIGITAETLPDDMDARHRLIDEKLEASPVYQARALLGEWCAKQHGRAAEQAFEQIADEVVPELERLREGPTTLERHDFDAPRYWSEIWFHRTRGGWDASPYNGFVHGELVHKKYVSKVFPGDIYGNRRIILRELPRDDYREILEIGTSSGHHSVAISEVFPGAKLTGVDPSLRMLEQAQRVANERGLAWELHHGMGEDMPMFEDGRFDLVTAYAIHHEMPPKAIAAIFAEAFRVLRPGGDMVMADVTRTSELNRMAAWRMDWTAKWGGEPFWRATAALDMEPLARAAGFIDVRGYHPQPGRDPYVIYGRKPA; encoded by the coding sequence ATGCAATTCGATCTTGCGCAACGCGGGCGCGCCCTGATGGATTTCGAAGTCAGCACGCGTCAGGCGGCGGGGCGGCTGCACCAGCGCACCGAGGCCGAGCTGGCGGCAATCGGCATCACCGCCGAGACGCTTCCCGACGACATGGACGCTCGCCACCGGCTGATCGACGAGAAGCTGGAGGCGTCGCCGGTGTACCAGGCGCGCGCGCTGCTCGGCGAATGGTGCGCCAAGCAGCATGGCCGCGCGGCCGAGCAGGCGTTCGAGCAGATCGCCGACGAGGTCGTTCCCGAGCTCGAACGGTTGCGCGAAGGCCCGACCACGCTCGAACGGCATGATTTCGACGCGCCGCGCTACTGGTCCGAAATCTGGTTCCACCGCACGCGGGGCGGATGGGACGCCAGCCCCTATAACGGTTTCGTGCACGGCGAACTGGTGCACAAGAAATATGTCTCGAAAGTGTTCCCCGGCGACATCTACGGCAATCGCCGGATCATCCTGCGCGAGCTGCCGCGCGACGATTATCGCGAGATTCTCGAGATCGGCACTTCTTCGGGCCACCACAGCGTAGCGATCTCCGAAGTGTTCCCCGGTGCGAAGCTGACCGGAGTCGATCCGTCGCTGCGCATGCTCGAACAGGCCCAGCGCGTCGCCAACGAGCGCGGACTGGCCTGGGAACTGCACCACGGCATGGGCGAGGACATGCCGATGTTCGAGGACGGGCGCTTCGACCTGGTCACCGCCTATGCCATCCACCACGAGATGCCGCCAAAGGCAATTGCAGCGATCTTCGCCGAGGCGTTCCGCGTGCTCCGCCCCGGCGGCGACATGGTGATGGCCGACGTCACGCGCACTTCGGAGCTTAACAGGATGGCGGCATGGCGGATGGACTGGACCGCAAAATGGGGCGGCGAGCCGTTCTGGCGCGCCACCGCCGCGCTCGATATGGAGCCGCTGGCGCGCGCGGCCGGTTTCATCGACGTGCGCGGCTATCACCCCCAGCCCGGCCGCGACCCCTATGTAATCTATGGCAGGAAGCCCGCATGA
- a CDS encoding alpha/beta fold hydrolase → MSWMIGRRAFVAGSAALASAPAIARAAPGGPWTGGGFIERAGGRIAYATLGPSTGEPVVLLHKVGGWMADWRAAAPLLAKQHRIIAMDLPGHGDSTYGKPPHVQTVAETAAILLAALSELGIDRFTVAGNSLGGVVGVTMAARYPERISRLVLASVSLFEGQTRAELDKVEQARDPEVWTSDWRPKPRTMAQVARFGTVDPRIEDEQNASRAKADRWVRPSERGVALTDTRALLAKVQAPTLLLYADRGYYTKYVEVGRKALPSATIVQVPGAGSFVHQEKPAETAAAMLAFLKDKP, encoded by the coding sequence ATGAGTTGGATGATCGGGCGACGGGCTTTCGTCGCGGGAAGCGCTGCACTGGCATCGGCACCGGCGATCGCGCGCGCTGCGCCCGGGGGCCCCTGGACTGGCGGAGGCTTTATCGAGCGCGCGGGCGGGCGCATCGCCTATGCCACGCTCGGGCCCTCGACCGGGGAACCGGTGGTGCTGCTGCACAAGGTCGGCGGTTGGATGGCCGATTGGCGCGCCGCCGCGCCGCTGCTCGCCAAGCAGCATCGCATCATTGCGATGGACCTGCCCGGCCATGGGGACTCGACCTATGGCAAGCCGCCCCACGTCCAGACCGTCGCGGAAACCGCGGCCATCCTGCTCGCGGCGCTGTCCGAGCTGGGCATCGACCGCTTCACCGTCGCCGGCAATTCGCTGGGCGGGGTGGTCGGCGTGACGATGGCGGCGCGCTATCCCGAGCGCATCTCCAGGCTTGTCCTCGCCTCGGTTAGCCTGTTCGAGGGCCAGACCCGCGCCGAGCTCGACAAGGTTGAGCAGGCCCGCGATCCGGAGGTGTGGACCAGCGATTGGCGTCCCAAGCCGCGCACGATGGCGCAGGTCGCGCGCTTCGGCACCGTCGATCCTAGGATCGAGGACGAACAGAATGCCAGCCGCGCCAAGGCCGATCGCTGGGTGCGCCCCTCGGAACGCGGCGTCGCGCTCACCGATACGCGCGCACTCTTGGCGAAGGTCCAGGCGCCGACGCTGCTGCTCTATGCCGATCGCGGCTATTACACCAAATATGTCGAGGTCGGCCGCAAAGCCTTGCCGAGCGCGACGATCGTCCAGGTGCCGGGCGCGGGATCGTTCGTCCACCAGGAAAAGCCCGCCGAGACCGCAGCCGCGATGCTCGCCTTCCTGAAGGACAAGCCATGA
- a CDS encoding MFS transporter, whose protein sequence is MTAIAAEMPASPSREELSWRLCTTYGMGTIAVSILLNTVTTYFPALMSTVLGQTPALAGLLLTFSKLYDIVVDLVVGDRIDRVAARMKRRRRYMLVGAGISAVSFFLLFSPPVTNGPWLVIGIAAILMLYSTGYSLFTVPYIAIAPDIARSYDGRTKLMSFRTFFGAVGQMVALAGAAALVRLGDGGAEGYRIMGGVLALAILFAQLAAYVGTAGVADDPGQRPPERHGIVESAQQIWRNKPAMLLVAAKTLQYISLACNISTGLLFKLNVLKIGYEGQIQLSVAQNLAMGLCMPLWLAAGRRYGKRKCYLAAIALYGLTMLSWLAADSSITEAGLIVRGVLQGVGAGGMILMSLAMLPDVMEHDFTLNNTRRDGIYSSIYAIIEKAGFAIGAAVMGVYLSYAGYAATTKGKLVEQSDSAVTALYAGNAVIPALLLAASFVIMCFYSLDRAKVEAVGR, encoded by the coding sequence ATGACTGCAATTGCGGCGGAAATGCCAGCCTCGCCGAGTCGCGAGGAACTCTCGTGGCGGCTGTGCACGACCTATGGGATGGGGACGATCGCCGTCTCCATCCTGCTCAACACCGTCACCACCTATTTCCCCGCGCTGATGAGCACGGTGCTCGGCCAGACACCAGCGCTCGCCGGGCTGCTGCTCACCTTCTCCAAGCTCTACGACATCGTCGTCGATCTCGTCGTCGGCGACCGGATCGATCGTGTCGCGGCGCGAATGAAGCGGCGGCGGCGCTACATGCTTGTCGGCGCCGGGATTTCGGCGGTCAGCTTCTTCCTGCTGTTCAGCCCGCCGGTGACCAACGGGCCGTGGCTGGTGATCGGCATCGCCGCTATCCTGATGCTCTATTCGACCGGCTATTCGCTGTTCACCGTCCCCTATATCGCGATCGCGCCCGATATCGCGCGCAGCTATGACGGCCGCACCAAGCTGATGAGCTTCCGCACCTTTTTCGGCGCGGTCGGGCAGATGGTCGCGCTTGCCGGCGCGGCGGCGCTGGTCAGGCTCGGCGATGGCGGTGCCGAGGGCTATCGGATCATGGGCGGGGTGCTCGCGCTGGCGATCCTGTTCGCGCAGCTTGCCGCCTATGTCGGCACCGCCGGGGTCGCCGACGATCCCGGCCAGCGTCCGCCCGAGCGCCACGGCATCGTCGAGAGCGCGCAGCAGATCTGGCGCAACAAGCCGGCGATGCTGCTCGTCGCAGCCAAGACGCTTCAGTACATCTCGCTCGCCTGCAACATCTCGACCGGGCTGCTGTTCAAGCTCAACGTGCTCAAGATCGGCTATGAGGGCCAAATTCAGCTCTCGGTGGCGCAGAACCTGGCAATGGGGCTGTGCATGCCGCTCTGGCTCGCGGCCGGGCGGCGCTACGGTAAGCGCAAGTGCTATCTCGCGGCGATCGCGCTCTACGGGCTGACGATGCTGAGCTGGCTGGCGGCGGACTCCTCGATCACAGAAGCCGGACTGATCGTCCGCGGCGTGCTCCAGGGCGTCGGCGCAGGCGGCATGATCCTGATGAGCCTGGCGATGCTGCCCGACGTGATGGAGCACGACTTCACCCTCAACAACACGCGTCGTGACGGCATCTATTCGAGCATCTACGCGATCATCGAAAAGGCCGGCTTCGCGATCGGCGCGGCGGTGATGGGCGTGTATCTCAGCTATGCGGGGTACGCCGCGACCACCAAGGGGAAGCTGGTCGAGCAGTCCGACAGCGCGGTGACCGCGCTCTACGCCGGCAACGCGGTGATCCCGGCGCTGCTGCTCGCGGCGAGCTTCGTCATCATGTGCTTCTATTCGCTCGATCGCGCCAAAGTCGAAGCGGTGGGCCGGTGA
- a CDS encoding class I SAM-dependent methyltransferase, whose translation MSHAMLAEANHDEMAEQLFVRDLKGFLSGEVEALQRRAAEVLDPGERHNARVEETFDRLHELESFRTWAGLRRSAQELMWDVVGASVARQSETLAARAAAAPDLGSVTIAEDFATPRHLAQSDVHLMPGGYQGDDGGVAQGALMDRGGAVYMLGRNGGFLNDRRGHTAASHLLHRFPDFAPERILELGCGIGSSVVPIAGYFPDARVDAIDVGASQLRYAHARAAHLGAAVHFQLGDAVDAPFEDESFDLVFSSVLIHELRPGTIGDMLAECHRLLRPGGVVLHLEVPQRYQTMDLWGRVRGEIEAVYNNEPNWKAAISADYATMLAAAGFRDVAVGYQAATDKAVPGNAGFSDTSHGVFNTWAVMSAVR comes from the coding sequence ATGAGCCATGCGATGCTTGCCGAGGCCAATCACGACGAGATGGCCGAGCAGCTCTTCGTCCGCGACCTGAAGGGCTTCCTGTCCGGCGAAGTCGAGGCGCTTCAGCGCCGGGCGGCCGAGGTCCTCGATCCCGGCGAGCGGCACAATGCTCGCGTCGAAGAGACCTTCGACCGCCTCCACGAACTCGAAAGCTTCCGCACCTGGGCTGGGCTGCGGCGCAGCGCGCAGGAACTGATGTGGGACGTGGTCGGCGCCTCGGTGGCGCGCCAGTCCGAAACGCTCGCCGCGCGCGCCGCGGCCGCGCCGGATCTCGGTTCGGTCACGATTGCCGAGGATTTCGCGACACCCCGGCATCTCGCGCAAAGCGATGTTCACCTGATGCCCGGTGGCTATCAGGGCGATGACGGCGGCGTCGCCCAGGGCGCGCTGATGGATCGCGGCGGTGCAGTCTATATGCTCGGCCGCAACGGCGGCTTCCTCAACGATCGCCGCGGCCACACCGCGGCGTCGCATCTGCTCCACCGCTTCCCCGATTTCGCGCCCGAGCGCATTCTGGAGCTCGGCTGCGGCATCGGCTCGAGTGTGGTGCCGATCGCCGGCTACTTTCCCGATGCGCGGGTCGACGCCATCGATGTCGGCGCGTCGCAATTGCGCTACGCCCATGCGCGCGCAGCCCATCTCGGCGCCGCGGTGCATTTCCAGCTCGGCGACGCCGTGGATGCGCCGTTCGAAGATGAATCGTTCGATCTGGTCTTCTCGAGCGTGCTGATCCACGAGCTTCGCCCCGGCACGATCGGTGACATGCTCGCCGAATGCCACCGGCTACTGCGGCCGGGCGGGGTGGTGCTCCATCTCGAAGTCCCCCAGCGCTACCAGACGATGGACCTGTGGGGCCGCGTCCGCGGCGAGATCGAGGCGGTCTATAACAACGAGCCCAATTGGAAGGCCGCGATCAGCGCCGATTACGCGACGATGCTTGCCGCGGCGGGGTTCCGCGACGTCGCGGTCGGCTACCAGGCGGCCACCGACAAGGCCGTGCCCGGCAATGCCGGCTTCTCGGACACGTCGCACGGCGTGTTCAACACCTGGGCGGTGATGTCGGCGGTGCGCTAA
- a CDS encoding alpha/beta hydrolase family protein encodes MAKRVISAGVMSLALACSSAAARGDALPQTIAVDPVVLHDGSARGMTVRVSYPAAGRALPLLILSHGNRLSRGDYQPLVTALVRDGYVVVQPDHGDASVDGFAPATPQPDDVWRTRVEQIRWLADHPAAIPSLVPALRGRIDAKRIAVVGHSFGGQTAALAMGATIAEPGSDTRKTYAIPGIRAAVLLAPPGHDAGLTAEWKKRAPYLKLDWTTMRGPVLTVIGMEDRTPLTDQGPEWHADPYRLGPRAGAHCLMRLAGVGHYLGGIDGPLRPPAGDATPERQARVIGATIAFLDAALDRRTGAAGEWPRLRADTECR; translated from the coding sequence ATGGCGAAACGGGTGATTTCGGCAGGCGTGATGTCGCTCGCGCTCGCCTGCTCTTCGGCCGCCGCACGCGGCGACGCCCTCCCGCAGACGATCGCGGTCGATCCGGTGGTGCTGCACGACGGCAGCGCCCGGGGCATGACGGTGCGGGTGAGCTATCCCGCGGCCGGGCGTGCGCTGCCGTTGCTGATCCTGTCGCACGGCAATCGGCTGTCGCGCGGCGATTATCAGCCTTTGGTGACCGCGCTCGTTCGCGATGGCTATGTCGTGGTTCAGCCTGATCACGGCGACGCCTCGGTTGACGGGTTCGCCCCGGCAACGCCGCAGCCCGATGATGTCTGGCGGACGCGCGTCGAGCAGATTCGTTGGCTTGCCGATCATCCTGCGGCGATCCCCTCGCTCGTGCCCGCGTTGCGCGGACGCATCGACGCCAAACGCATCGCGGTGGTGGGCCATTCGTTCGGTGGGCAGACCGCGGCGCTGGCGATGGGCGCGACGATCGCCGAGCCCGGAAGTGATACGCGCAAGACCTACGCAATCCCCGGAATCCGCGCCGCCGTACTGCTCGCGCCGCCCGGCCACGACGCGGGCCTCACCGCCGAATGGAAGAAGCGCGCGCCCTATCTCAAGCTCGATTGGACGACGATGCGCGGCCCGGTGTTGACCGTCATCGGCATGGAAGACCGTACCCCGCTGACCGACCAGGGGCCCGAATGGCATGCCGACCCCTATCGGCTCGGGCCGAGGGCGGGGGCCCATTGCCTGATGCGGCTGGCAGGAGTGGGGCATTATCTCGGCGGGATCGATGGGCCGTTGCGGCCGCCCGCGGGCGACGCCACGCCCGAGCGCCAGGCGCGGGTGATCGGCGCCACCATCGCGTTCCTCGATGCGGCGCTCGACCGCAGGACCGGCGCGGCCGGCGAATGGCCGCGCCTGCGCGCCGACACCGAGTGCAGATGA
- a CDS encoding FAD-dependent oxidoreductase produces the protein MTVRTRVLVVGAGPVGAVAAYRLAQAGIDVVLLEANAGCPEDMRASTFHAPTLGMMADLGVLAELEAIGLKAPVYQYRNRRTGNRIELDLGEIADATPHPYRLQCEQYKLARMLTERLAGHPHAEVRFQRRVIGIEQDATGVSVSAESPMAIERFRADYVIAADGANSTVRKWLEIEFDGFTYPERFLTLSTAYPIEDRIPGLALVNYVADAEEWCVLLKVPELWRILVPAADAEDDATLLADAKKNRVFAGLLGEDVDIETYHRTLYRVHQRVARNFRKGRVLLAGDSAHLNNPLGGFGMNSGIHDAWNLTGKLFEILLENASADPLLDRYERQRRAITTSFVQAQTISNKELLESSSVGEKTVQEQKLEALIADAEIRRAYLLRQAMITSLEDEAKIA, from the coding sequence ATGACCGTCAGAACGCGCGTTCTTGTAGTGGGTGCCGGCCCGGTGGGTGCGGTGGCGGCGTATCGCCTGGCGCAGGCCGGGATCGACGTGGTGCTGCTCGAAGCCAATGCGGGCTGTCCCGAAGACATGCGCGCCTCGACCTTCCATGCGCCGACGCTGGGAATGATGGCTGATCTGGGTGTGCTTGCCGAGCTCGAGGCGATCGGGCTAAAGGCGCCGGTCTATCAGTATCGCAACCGTCGCACCGGCAACCGGATCGAGCTCGACTTGGGCGAGATCGCCGACGCGACGCCGCATCCGTACCGATTGCAGTGCGAGCAGTACAAGCTCGCGCGGATGCTGACCGAACGGCTGGCGGGGCACCCACATGCCGAGGTCCGCTTCCAGCGCCGCGTGATCGGGATCGAGCAGGACGCTACCGGCGTGTCGGTGAGCGCCGAGAGCCCGATGGCGATCGAGCGCTTCCGCGCCGATTACGTGATCGCTGCCGATGGCGCCAATTCGACCGTGCGGAAATGGCTCGAGATCGAGTTCGACGGCTTCACCTATCCCGAGCGCTTCCTGACGCTCTCGACTGCCTATCCGATCGAGGACCGCATCCCCGGGTTGGCGTTGGTCAATTACGTCGCCGATGCCGAGGAATGGTGCGTGTTGCTTAAGGTGCCCGAGCTGTGGCGCATCCTGGTCCCCGCCGCCGACGCCGAGGACGATGCGACCCTGCTCGCCGACGCGAAGAAGAACCGCGTGTTCGCCGGGCTGCTCGGCGAGGACGTGGATATCGAGACCTATCACCGCACGCTCTATCGCGTGCACCAGCGCGTCGCGCGCAACTTCCGCAAGGGGCGGGTGCTGCTCGCGGGCGACTCCGCGCATCTCAACAATCCGCTGGGCGGGTTCGGCATGAATTCGGGGATCCATGACGCGTGGAACCTGACGGGCAAGCTATTCGAGATCCTTCTTGAAAACGCGTCCGCCGATCCGCTGCTCGACCGCTACGAGCGCCAGCGCCGCGCGATCACCACGTCGTTCGTCCAGGCACAGACGATCAGCAACAAGGAACTGCTCGAATCGAGCAGCGTCGGCGAGAAGACCGTGCAGGAGCAGAAGCTCGAGGCGCTGATCGCCGACGCCGAGATACGTCGCGCCTATCTGCTGCGCCAGGCGATGATCACCAGTCTCGAGGACGAGGCCAAGATCGCGTAA